The following coding sequences lie in one Patescibacteria group bacterium genomic window:
- a CDS encoding cation-transporting P-type ATPase, which yields MNNYSGLSAEKAKGLLAEFGPNQIYEPEKISFFGIARHEVTEPMILLLLVVGVVYSIWGKLGDAITIFAVIFALVFVEVYNEFRAKKAITALGEISAPKTKVWREGKIMEIDLANVVPGDLLVLITGTKIAADAKITQTPGLEVDESALTGESFAAEKKINEYIYAGTTVTQGEGMAEVADTGKNTKIGKIASIAKQVKAPRTPLQLAMRSLAGKLVYVAIFFSILIPVIGFFRGQDLKMMILIGLSLAFAVIPEELPIVITMVLGLGSYTLSRHNFLVKKLKAAETLGNATVILTDKTGTITESKMKIVSLYPADRPQEIIRQAFSSLSTFALSALDLEIISRAEEMKLGEPGAIKLQRSFGDGRKTRSVIRQAAEGFELIMSGAPEEIFSCCADASDEARRELSDEAGKGRRVIAIAVKKIAALDQGGWTEWEKNLDFVGLIGFEDPPRAGVEKTIAEAARAGIRTIMVTGDHPLTAAFVAAEVGIALNGSEAMTGQELDGLSDSELQKAVKTNSVFARATPEHKYRLVQALQKNGEVVAVTGDGINDALALKGADIGIAMGIRGTDVAKEAAEVVLADDNYVTIAKGIFEGRKFFDNLQKGIKYYLSVKAALIMIFLLPAILAIPLPFAPIQIIILELFMDLAASSGFVSEPAEKNIYTRPPRDPKLSMFSNPEILDVLLKGAFLFVAVIGVYFFALSRHFPVLEAQTMAFSAWIIGHIALAFVSRAKKETLVSLGFFSNKIINLWGIAAVAFLLAAMYLPVFSRLLNLEPLKVINLIIVAAAVIAFIGLLEIRKIIFKK from the coding sequence ATGAATAATTATTCGGGATTAAGCGCGGAAAAGGCAAAAGGGCTTTTGGCCGAATTCGGACCCAACCAGATTTATGAACCGGAAAAGATCAGTTTTTTCGGCATCGCCCGGCACGAAGTTACCGAGCCGATGATCCTGCTTTTGCTGGTGGTCGGCGTGGTTTACAGCATCTGGGGAAAATTGGGGGACGCGATCACGATCTTCGCGGTGATCTTCGCTTTGGTTTTCGTGGAAGTTTATAATGAATTCCGCGCCAAGAAAGCGATCACCGCTTTGGGCGAAATCAGCGCGCCCAAAACCAAGGTTTGGCGCGAGGGGAAGATCATGGAAATAGATTTGGCGAACGTCGTGCCCGGCGACCTACTTGTTCTGATTACCGGGACAAAGATCGCGGCTGACGCCAAGATCACGCAAACGCCCGGCTTGGAAGTCGATGAATCGGCATTGACCGGCGAATCTTTCGCGGCGGAAAAAAAGATTAACGAATATATTTACGCCGGCACAACCGTGACGCAAGGAGAAGGAATGGCGGAAGTGGCGGATACGGGAAAAAATACCAAGATCGGCAAGATCGCGAGTATCGCCAAACAAGTCAAAGCGCCGCGGACGCCGTTGCAGCTGGCGATGAGATCGCTGGCGGGAAAATTGGTTTACGTGGCTATTTTCTTTTCCATCCTGATTCCGGTGATTGGCTTTTTCCGCGGCCAGGATTTGAAAATGATGATTTTGATCGGCTTGTCTCTGGCCTTCGCGGTTATTCCGGAAGAATTGCCGATCGTCATCACCATGGTTTTGGGGCTTGGTTCTTATACTTTGTCGCGCCATAATTTTTTGGTAAAAAAATTGAAAGCGGCGGAAACTTTGGGCAATGCCACCGTGATCCTGACCGATAAAACCGGAACGATCACGGAAAGCAAGATGAAGATCGTCTCGCTTTATCCCGCTGACCGGCCGCAAGAAATTATCCGGCAGGCTTTTTCGTCTTTGTCCACCTTCGCTTTGTCCGCCCTGGATTTGGAAATAATCAGCCGCGCCGAAGAAATGAAGCTTGGCGAGCCGGGGGCGATCAAATTGCAGCGGAGTTTTGGCGACGGCCGAAAAACCAGAAGCGTCATCCGCCAAGCGGCCGAAGGTTTTGAATTGATCATGAGCGGCGCCCCCGAGGAAATTTTTTCTTGCTGCGCCGATGCAAGCGATGAAGCCAGGCGGGAATTATCGGATGAAGCCGGCAAAGGAAGAAGGGTGATCGCCATTGCCGTAAAAAAAATAGCCGCGCTTGATCAGGGCGGTTGGACCGAATGGGAAAAAAATCTGGACTTTGTCGGTTTGATCGGTTTTGAAGATCCGCCTCGCGCGGGAGTGGAAAAAACCATTGCCGAGGCTGCCCGAGCCGGCATCCGCACCATAATGGTTACCGGCGATCATCCTCTCACCGCCGCTTTTGTCGCCGCCGAGGTTGGCATAGCTTTAAATGGCAGCGAGGCGATGACCGGCCAGGAATTGGACGGTTTGTCTGATAGCGAATTGCAAAAGGCGGTTAAAACCAATTCGGTCTTTGCCCGCGCCACTCCGGAGCATAAATACCGGCTGGTGCAAGCCTTGCAAAAGAACGGCGAGGTGGTAGCGGTGACCGGCGATGGCATCAACGACGCGCTGGCGCTCAAAGGCGCGGATATCGGCATTGCCATGGGGATCAGAGGCACGGACGTGGCCAAGGAAGCCGCCGAGGTCGTCTTGGCCGATGACAATTATGTTACGATCGCCAAGGGGATTTTCGAAGGCCGGAAATTCTTTGATAATTTGCAGAAGGGGATAAAATATTATCTGTCAGTCAAGGCGGCGCTGATCATGATTTTCCTTTTGCCGGCAATACTCGCGATTCCTTTGCCGTTCGCGCCGATTCAGATCATCATTTTGGAATTATTCATGGATCTGGCCGCCTCGAGCGGATTTGTTTCCGAGCCGGCTGAAAAAAATATTTATACCCGGCCGCCCAGAGATCCCAAGCTAAGCATGTTCAGCAACCCGGAAATTCTGGACGTTTTGCTTAAGGGCGCGTTCTTGTTCGTCGCGGTCATTGGCGTTTATTTTTTCGCTTTGTCCCGGCATTTCCCGGTGCTCGAGGCGCAGACCATGGCCTTTTCCGCCTGGATCATCGGCCATATCGCCTTGGCTTTTGTTTCGCGGGCCAAAAAAGAAACGCTGGTGTCGCTTGGCTTTTTCAGCAATAAGATCATCAATCTTTGGGGCATCGCGGCTGTCGCCTTTCTTTTAGCGGCGATGTATCTGCCCGTCTTCAGCCGCTTGCTCAATTTGGAACCGCTTAAGGTCATTAATTTGATCATTGTCGCGGCCGCGGTCATCGCCTTCATCGGTTTATTGGAGATAAGAAAAATTATCTTTAAAAAATAA
- a CDS encoding lactate utilization protein yields MNYNVLAGSGTILKTAAALKERNISAQVVANKGEALEVVKKLLPAGAEIMTGGSTTLEQIGFVDILKTGQHPWRSFKDKIFAESDPAKQGRLRQESCLAEYFLGSVHAVTEKGEIVIVSNTGSQLPSYVFSSNNVIWIVGAQKIVPNLDEGLKRVWEYCLPLEDQRQKSIGAKGSDIGKIVIFEREVLPFRKINLIFVSEILGF; encoded by the coding sequence ATGAACTACAATGTCTTGGCTGGCAGCGGCACGATTTTAAAAACCGCGGCGGCTTTGAAAGAAAGAAACATTTCCGCGCAAGTAGTGGCAAACAAAGGCGAAGCGTTGGAGGTGGTTAAAAAATTGTTACCGGCGGGCGCGGAAATCATGACCGGCGGATCGACCACCCTGGAACAGATCGGTTTCGTGGATATTCTCAAAACCGGTCAACATCCTTGGCGGAGTTTTAAGGATAAAATTTTCGCCGAATCTGATCCGGCGAAGCAGGGGAGATTGCGGCAAGAAAGCTGTCTGGCGGAATATTTTCTGGGCTCGGTGCACGCGGTAACGGAAAAGGGAGAGATCGTGATCGTTTCCAATACCGGCAGTCAATTGCCTTCCTATGTTTTTTCCAGCAATAATGTGATTTGGATAGTCGGCGCGCAAAAGATCGTTCCAAACTTGGATGAAGGTTTGAAGCGCGTCTGGGAATATTGCCTGCCGCTGGAGGATCAGCGCCAGAAAAGCATTGGCGCGAAGGGTAGCGATATCGGAAAAATCGTGATCTTCGAGCGGGAAGTCTTACCTTTCAGAAAAATAAATTTGATTTTTGTCAGCGAAATTCTCGGATTTTAG